CGGAGTTTCCTGATAGGTGCGTAGGAGTTGTAGGCTTTCGCCACGGTAATCGACTGGCAAAGTGGTAGGCATAGAATAAGCAGTGAGATAAATTCAGGACGCGTTGGTTGAATCCTCCAACTAACTGCAATCATCCGGGCCGCAAGCCAAGCAGTTGAGCTGTATGGGATTAGATTTACCCTAAGCGCTCTGTCAAATGAGTCACAAGGTTATTTATACGGAACCGCTTGGGCTGCGGCGATTTGACGCATAATTTCCCTGCCATGTTAGCCGTAATCTGGCTCAGGACAGATTTTTACTAGTGTATGCGTAGCGATGATCAAGCTCAATGGGCCGGGCTTAATGTTTCTGTGAAGTGCTTTATGTCAACAGTGGTGCTAGGTGCAGGGGGTAATTGACCCATGACGTGGAATGTTGGGGAAGTGTTTCCCGGTGCTGTTGTTTATCTGAGGTTGAGGGGGTTCATGTCACTTCGCTAGTGCGGATTTGGCTGGTGCGATGAGCTGTGGCAGCACGTGTTCTTCAGGGTGCAAACAATAAATAGTCCATGCAAAATAATTTAGCAAAACAACATAAAACCGCGGGGCGATCGCCCCGCGGTTTTATGTTGCAGTGAGCTTTAACTCACTGCTGGTCGTGAGGGATGGCCCACTCACTCCGTAAACTTGCTGAAGTTAACTCAGCCGTTGTGCTGTTTCGACGGCTTAGGCTGTCTCGGCAACCCGACCGTAGAATGTGCCACGAATCTTGATTTCGCTCGGTTCTTTCGAGCCCATGTCTGACTCCGAGGGCTGAACGCTCTCGAAGATGCCAGAGATTTCGCCAGTATCCGCACTAATCTTGTTGATTTCCAAGGACATTTCGCCAGTACCACTGAGGAAACGCTTGACGTTTTCACGCTTCAGCTTGGCATCATCACCACTTGCCGGAATCGCTACGGCACTCTCATAACCGGTAGTTAAACCACGGCCTTTGGGATCGAGGAAGTTCGATGTCCGGTAAGAAGGCACTTTGTACTCGCCCTGCAAGTCGGTGGACGAAGTGATTGCACTCTGCCCCGGCTGGCTGGTGGCCACTAAGTTCTTAATCGTGAACAGCATGGGGAACTGCTCGCCACCCGGAATCTGCACGGTGATTGCTTGAAAGTCAATACCGTCTTCTTCTTTGAACGTGACAATACCGTCATCACTGACGCTTAAGCTGCCTTCGATCGCCTCCAGCGAAGAGGTCTCACGAGTCATAACCTTACCCGGAATGTACTCAGCGGCCCGGCGCTTGTTACCGCCTTCGGATTCTTCCTTAACGAAGAACTCACTGGGTTCAATACAAAGATCGGTCAGCTTGTATTGTTTGCCTGCTTCCAGAGGAATGGAACCGCGAACAGTTGCCTGAATCTCTGTACAGCTATTCGCTAAGCCGGTGTTGCGAATCTCGTCATAGGTCAAGCCTTCCTTCGATGATGGAAGCTCGCTGCTACAAGCAGTAATAAGCACACTCAGGCACAACGCCAAGAATGTGGCAACGATCGCGCGATACCTCATGGTCAACCTCAAAATGAATGTCAAAATCCCGTATTAGTGTCAATTAAACAATTGCAGCGCGACAACTGGATCAATCAATTGCCACCGGTTGGGTGGCCGATCGGCTTCCTGAGTCGGAGCCTGCGCCCTAGCAGGATGAATTCGGCATGTCGTCAGACAACATAATCGAACCCATCAGACCCAGAACACATGGAATAATTTCGGAGTTTTATGAGAACTCACCTTAGCATTATTACATGGCTCATACACGTCTCAAACCCCTCAGCCGCACTGGTTCGCCGAAAGCTTCGTGTTAAGTTTTACAACATTTCGGATTAACCCTATGGATCCTGTGACGCAGGATCCATAGGGAGTCGCAGTGATTTATGCTTGGCTTCACTCCTGCTTGTGCGGGTTTGCCAGGGCGAGTTAGGTTAATTGGGCGGCGAGCATGAACATTTGCTGGCTGTGCGATTAACCGCTGTTATTTCGTTATCGTTTTAAGTGAGGATCGCTGAGGCTGCGCATGGATAATTTAACCTCACCACCAAATTCTGATTTGCCGCAGGATTTAGCGGCATTGTCGGATCAGATTCAAGCGATTGCTGTGCAAGTTGAAGGGGATAGCCTTGGCTTGCTGGCTTTGTTGCGCTTGTTAGAGCGATTACATCGAACTATTTGTGAAGAGCAATTTCATCCGTCATTGCCGGATACACGTCAGGCGCTCTATACATTGTTGCGGGATATTGAGGCAGAAGGCGGATGGCCCCATATTCCCCGGATGAAAATTCAGGCGTTAATGAGTGAATTTTTATTAGCAGAAAATGCGGCGGCATCGGATCTACCACCACCCACCTAGGGCATTGGCTAGTTAGTCAATGCCTGGTCGAGCAATTAAAAGGGTCGATACCATATGGTATCGACCCTTTTGTTTAGTAGAAGTTTGATGGCCCATCGACGGACTCGATACATGGCTGCCCAGTAGCAAGCAACTGAACAGAAAATACCGTCCGAAGTTACTCAGTCTCGCCGCGTGTCTGGATAAAGAGGATCAGCAGAAACACAGCCGGCACGAGTACAAACAAAAGGCTTGCAACAAAACCAAGATTATTAACCTGCATAGCTGCTTAGTCCGTAAATCAATACAAGAATCAACACTTCCCACAGTATCACGCTGGTGAATTCCGGTCGGGCCCGAAATGAGGAATGCTTTAAGTTTCGTTACACGATGGCCGGGGCCACCCGCTGAATTGCCCGATCACCCTACTTTTTCTTGGGTTTTGTCTTGACCGCTACTGGCCCATTGACCGTGCTTTGGCAAGCAAGACGGTAGTTGTCTGGCTTGTTCTTAAAGCGTTTCGCTTCAGCGGCAGAGCGGGGCGAGAGGTTTTCCATCCCTTCAACGACTTCAACCACACAGGTTCCACATTGGCCGTAGCCGCCACAGTTCATCATTTTGCCCATAACGGTGTAGAGGTCGATGCCATTCTCGACAGCTTTGACCCGCATGTTGGCCCCGCCAGAGGCCATCACCTCTTGGTTTTCATTGATGAACTTGATGGACGTGCCCGCTACAAACTTCGGGGTTGTCTCAGGGCTGGATTGTTGTTGAGCGTCCATAGGGTCAGTTGTTGGTTCGGTGTAAAAGGTGAAAAAAGCGCCGCCGACTGTTCTCTAGTGGCGTAATCCGCAGATGTTGGACAAGCCATTTTAACTTTTTGTGGAAACCCGAAGCTGGGCGATCGCCCAGCGAGATATCGCGGGGCCAACGTTACAAAAGGTTAAGCGGATTATAACAAGTTTTTTACACTCGGCCGAATGCTTGTGTATGTACTTGCAAATGGCTTCTAAGACTGGTTACACTTCTTTATACAGTGACATTTTGAAAAACGCAGGATTTCTTGGCTCGTCGGAGTTTCAGGTGTTTTGCCCTGGAACGTCGTCGCGGCTGGCTGAATGATTGTGATCGAATAGCTGGGGGTAAGGACTGGTAGGATTACTAGTAGCCTTTTGCTGTTTTAATAAAAATCGCTGAAAAAAAGCGTTGCACTCATGTTTATGAGAGGAGGAGCGTAGTCGATGGCACTACCTTGGTATCGAGTCCATACCGTTCTAATTAATGACCCCGGACGGTTGATTGCGACTCACCTGATGCACACCGCTTTGGTGGCAGGCTGGGCGGGTTCAATGGCGCTCTACGAACTAGCAATTTTTGATCCCAGTGACGCCGTGCTGAACCCTATGTGGCGGCAAGGCATGTTCGTGTTGCCATTTATGGCGCGCTTGGGTGTGACTGGCTCGTGGGGTGGCTGGAGTATTACGGGTGAAACGGCAGTTAATCCTGGTTTCTGGTCATTTGAAGGTGTGGCATTGGCGCACATCGTTCTGTCCGGCATGTTATTCCTGGCGGCTGTTTGGCACTGGGTTTATTGGGATTTGGATTTGTTCCGGGATCCGCGGACAGGTGAGCCAGCGCTTGACCTGCCGAAGATGTTTGGAATTCATCTGTTCCTTTCCGGTTTACTTTGTTTTGGTTTTGGGGCATTCCATCTAACGGGTCTTTGGGGACCTGGGATGTGGGTGTCAGACGCCTATGGTGTCACGGGCCACGTTCAAGGCGTTGCGCCAGAATGGGGACCGGGCGGTTTCAACCCGTTTAATCCTGGCAGTATTGTGGCGCACCACATTGCCGCAGGGATTATCGGCATCATCGCTGGTGTATTCCATCTATCGGTACGACCACCAGAGCGTCTCTACAAGGCGTTGCGGATGGGTAATATTGAGACGGTTTTGGCCAGTAGTATTGCAGCGGTGTTCTTTGCGGCGTTTATCGTTGCTGGAACGATGTGGTATGGCAACGCGGCGACGCCGATCGAACTCTTTGGTCCGACCCGTTACCAGTGGGATAGCGGTTACTTCAAGCAGGAA
The sequence above is drawn from the Romeriopsis navalis LEGE 11480 genome and encodes:
- a CDS encoding photosystem II manganese-stabilizing polypeptide; the protein is MRYRAIVATFLALCLSVLITACSSELPSSKEGLTYDEIRNTGLANSCTEIQATVRGSIPLEAGKQYKLTDLCIEPSEFFVKEESEGGNKRRAAEYIPGKVMTRETSSLEAIEGSLSVSDDGIVTFKEEDGIDFQAITVQIPGGEQFPMLFTIKNLVATSQPGQSAITSSTDLQGEYKVPSYRTSNFLDPKGRGLTTGYESAVAIPASGDDAKLKRENVKRFLSGTGEMSLEINKISADTGEISGIFESVQPSESDMGSKEPSEIKIRGTFYGRVAETA
- the psbM gene encoding photosystem II reaction center protein PsbM produces the protein MQVNNLGFVASLLFVLVPAVFLLILFIQTRGETE
- a CDS encoding (2Fe-2S)-binding protein, encoding MDAQQQSSPETTPKFVAGTSIKFINENQEVMASGGANMRVKAVENGIDLYTVMGKMMNCGGYGQCGTCVVEVVEGMENLSPRSAAEAKRFKNKPDNYRLACQSTVNGPVAVKTKPKKK
- the psbB gene encoding photosystem II chlorophyll-binding protein CP47; this translates as MALPWYRVHTVLINDPGRLIATHLMHTALVAGWAGSMALYELAIFDPSDAVLNPMWRQGMFVLPFMARLGVTGSWGGWSITGETAVNPGFWSFEGVALAHIVLSGMLFLAAVWHWVYWDLDLFRDPRTGEPALDLPKMFGIHLFLSGLLCFGFGAFHLTGLWGPGMWVSDAYGVTGHVQGVAPEWGPGGFNPFNPGSIVAHHIAAGIIGIIAGVFHLSVRPPERLYKALRMGNIETVLASSIAAVFFAAFIVAGTMWYGNAATPIELFGPTRYQWDSGYFKQEMSRRVQVAVADGATEADAWNSIPEKLAFYDYVGNSPAKGGLFRTGAMDSGDGIAQSWLGHPVFKDGEGRELFVRRIPNFFENFPVLMTDADGVLRADIPFRKAESQYSVEQTGVTVSFLGGQLDGQTFTDPADVKKYGRAAQLGEPFAFDRETLGSDGVFRTSPRGWFTFGHACFALLFFFGHIWHGSRTLFRDVFAGVDPELSEEQVEWGFYQKIGDKTTQARKA